A single genomic interval of Mycolicibacterium holsaticum DSM 44478 = JCM 12374 harbors:
- a CDS encoding RND family transporter: MSTTRSKPGRPLVARVVRTMALPIILFWVLLAVVLGALTPSLDTVADAHSVSLAPQRSPAFQSMMNIGAVFKEFDSDSTAMVVLEGQDKLGDSAHEYYDQIVAKLKADGAHVQFTQDFWSDPLTAAGSQSPDGKAAYVQVFLEGAQGTTPSHESVAAVRDIVASVQAPPGVKAYVAGNTVLNVDTSIAGHKSMATMALVSIVVILLMLLLVYRSIVTTVLALLIVGIELFAAQGVTATAGNLDLIGLTPYAVSMVTMLSIAAGTDYVIFLLGRYHEARATGLNREEAYYTAYQGVSHVILGSGLTIAGACLCLTMTTLPYFQTMALPCAIALLVIVSAALTLAPAILVTGSRFGLFDPKRELSTRGWRKVGTAVVRWPKPIITVAALIAIIGFVSLLTYIPQYNDDKFTPADMPANVSMAAAQRHFSEARMNPELLMLEADHDLRDPADMLVIDRVAKSVFHLRGIERVQTITRPLGAPIEHSSIPFQIAMQNSGTLQTAKVMNDNTAQMLEQADELGATIANLERMFNLMQQITATTHDMVGRTHDMVDTTNQLRDSIANFDDFFRPLRNYFYWEPHCFDIPICWSLRSIFDSIDGIDQLADKLQGITGDLDQLDQLMPQMLATIPPTIESMKTMRNFMLSTHSTMAGIQAHSQELAQGATEMGLYFDQAKNDDSFYLPPEVFQNPDFERGLKMFVSPDGKAVRMIITHQGDPASVEGIDHVAGIKDTVADAVKGTPLENAKVSLAGTASLYNDMQNGVVVDLTIAVIASMILIFAIMLLITRSVVAALVIVGTVAASLGTACGLSVLLWQDILGLGVQWIVMPLSVVILLAVGSDYNLLVVSRLKEEIHAGLNTGIIRGMGATGRVVTAAGLVFAFTMMSMIVSDLRVIGQLGMTIGIGLLIDTLIVRSFMTPSIAAALGRWFWWPLNTFQIIDRYRLHRQQQVDTAPIAQPAIP, from the coding sequence ATGAGCACAACACGTTCCAAGCCGGGCCGCCCACTGGTCGCCCGGGTGGTGCGGACCATGGCGCTGCCGATCATCCTGTTTTGGGTGCTTCTCGCGGTCGTCCTCGGTGCGCTCACCCCGTCCCTGGACACCGTCGCCGACGCCCACTCGGTGTCGCTGGCCCCGCAGCGTTCACCCGCCTTCCAATCGATGATGAATATCGGAGCGGTGTTCAAGGAATTCGACTCGGACTCCACGGCGATGGTGGTGCTGGAAGGCCAGGACAAGCTCGGCGACAGCGCCCACGAGTACTACGACCAGATCGTGGCCAAGCTGAAGGCCGACGGCGCCCACGTCCAGTTCACCCAGGACTTCTGGAGTGACCCGCTGACGGCTGCGGGCTCACAGAGCCCGGACGGCAAGGCCGCCTACGTTCAGGTCTTTCTCGAAGGCGCGCAGGGCACGACGCCCAGCCACGAGTCGGTGGCCGCGGTGCGCGACATCGTCGCATCGGTGCAGGCGCCGCCGGGGGTGAAGGCCTACGTCGCGGGCAACACGGTGCTCAACGTCGACACCAGTATCGCCGGGCACAAGAGCATGGCGACGATGGCGCTGGTGTCCATCGTCGTCATCCTGCTGATGCTGCTGCTGGTGTATCGCTCGATCGTGACCACGGTGCTCGCACTGCTCATCGTGGGCATTGAACTCTTTGCCGCCCAAGGGGTCACCGCCACCGCAGGCAACCTCGACCTGATCGGTCTGACCCCCTACGCGGTGAGCATGGTCACGATGCTGTCCATCGCCGCAGGCACCGACTACGTCATCTTCCTGCTGGGGCGTTACCACGAGGCGCGGGCCACCGGCCTCAACCGGGAAGAGGCGTACTACACCGCATACCAAGGGGTTTCACACGTCATCCTCGGGTCTGGTCTCACCATCGCAGGTGCGTGTCTGTGCCTGACCATGACCACGCTGCCGTATTTCCAGACCATGGCGTTGCCGTGTGCGATAGCGCTCCTGGTCATCGTGTCCGCGGCGCTGACGCTGGCGCCCGCGATTCTGGTGACCGGCTCGCGGTTCGGCCTGTTCGATCCCAAGCGTGAACTGTCCACGCGCGGTTGGCGCAAAGTCGGCACGGCCGTGGTGCGCTGGCCCAAACCGATCATCACCGTCGCCGCCCTGATCGCCATCATCGGCTTCGTCAGCCTGCTGACCTACATCCCGCAGTACAACGACGACAAGTTCACCCCCGCCGACATGCCCGCCAACGTCTCGATGGCGGCGGCGCAACGGCACTTCTCCGAAGCCCGGATGAACCCCGAGTTGCTCATGCTCGAAGCCGACCACGACCTGCGCGACCCGGCCGACATGCTGGTCATCGACCGGGTGGCCAAGAGCGTCTTCCACTTACGCGGTATCGAGCGGGTACAGACCATCACCCGACCGCTCGGTGCCCCGATCGAGCACAGCTCCATCCCTTTCCAGATCGCGATGCAGAACTCCGGAACGCTGCAGACCGCCAAGGTGATGAACGACAACACCGCCCAGATGCTCGAGCAGGCCGACGAACTGGGCGCCACCATCGCCAACCTCGAGCGCATGTTCAACCTCATGCAACAGATCACCGCTACCACTCACGACATGGTCGGCCGGACCCACGACATGGTGGATACCACCAACCAATTACGCGACAGCATTGCCAATTTCGACGACTTCTTCCGCCCGCTTCGCAACTACTTCTACTGGGAACCGCACTGCTTCGACATTCCGATCTGCTGGTCTTTGAGGTCGATATTCGACTCCATCGACGGGATCGACCAACTGGCCGACAAACTGCAGGGCATCACCGGTGACCTCGACCAACTGGATCAGCTGATGCCGCAGATGCTGGCGACGATCCCGCCGACAATCGAGTCGATGAAGACGATGCGCAACTTCATGCTGTCCACGCACAGCACGATGGCGGGCATCCAGGCGCATTCTCAAGAGCTTGCGCAGGGCGCTACGGAGATGGGCCTGTACTTCGACCAGGCCAAGAACGACGACTCGTTCTATCTGCCGCCGGAAGTCTTCCAAAACCCGGACTTCGAGCGGGGACTCAAGATGTTCGTGTCACCGGATGGCAAGGCGGTCCGGATGATCATCACCCACCAGGGCGATCCCGCATCGGTGGAGGGCATCGATCACGTAGCAGGGATCAAGGACACCGTCGCCGACGCGGTCAAGGGCACCCCGCTGGAGAACGCGAAGGTGTCCTTGGCCGGCACCGCGTCGCTCTACAACGACATGCAGAACGGTGTCGTCGTCGATTTGACGATCGCCGTCATCGCCTCGATGATCCTGATCTTCGCGATCATGCTGCTGATCACCCGCAGCGTCGTCGCCGCATTGGTCATCGTCGGCACTGTCGCCGCATCCTTGGGCACCGCCTGCGGGCTGTCGGTCCTTCTGTGGCAGGACATCCTGGGTCTGGGTGTGCAGTGGATCGTGATGCCGCTGTCGGTGGTGATCTTGTTGGCCGTCGGTTCGGACTACAACCTGTTGGTGGTGTCTCGGCTCAAAGAGGAGATCCACGCCGGGCTGAATACCGGCATCATCCGCGGGATGGGCGCAACCGGGCGCGTGGTGACCGCCGCCGGATTGGTGTTCGCGTTCACGATGATGTCGATGATCGTCAGCGATCTACGGGTGATCGGCCAGCTGGGGATGACCATCGGGATCGGGCTGCTGATCGACACGCTGATCGTACGGTCGTTCATGACCCCGTCGATCGCCGCGGCGCTGGGCCGTTGGTTCTGGTGGCCGTTGAACACGTTCCAGATCATCGACCGCTATCGCCTGCACCGTCAGCAGCAGGTCGATACCGCACCCATCGCGCAGCCGGCGATCCCGTGA
- a CDS encoding TetR/AcrR family transcriptional regulator produces the protein MAASESKLRQRTEGRLDRSRDPAILDAALAALTEHGYDATNMNDIAERAGVGKAAIYRRWSSKAALIADALVYWRPDLLENDAPDTGSLSGDLDAVVGRVKRNDDSLVSTDLILRVALEAAKDPELAAALDDLMLFRGRRVFSAILTQAANRGEIARDRDWSFIADITTAMSLLQVVRGQRVDAAFVRQVIDTLVMPAINHLAVPEDAD, from the coding sequence GTGGCAGCTTCAGAGTCGAAACTGCGCCAGCGCACCGAGGGGCGCTTGGACCGATCCCGTGATCCCGCGATCCTCGACGCGGCGTTGGCGGCGCTGACCGAGCACGGCTACGACGCCACGAACATGAACGACATCGCCGAGCGCGCCGGCGTCGGCAAGGCCGCGATCTACCGACGCTGGTCGTCGAAGGCGGCGTTGATCGCCGACGCCCTCGTCTACTGGCGGCCCGATCTCCTCGAAAACGATGCGCCCGACACCGGAAGCCTCAGCGGCGATTTGGACGCCGTCGTCGGACGCGTCAAGCGAAACGACGACTCGCTGGTGTCCACGGACCTGATCCTGCGAGTCGCGCTGGAGGCCGCGAAAGACCCTGAGCTGGCGGCGGCGCTCGACGATCTGATGTTGTTTCGGGGACGACGGGTCTTCTCGGCGATCCTGACTCAAGCGGCCAACCGCGGTGAGATCGCCCGCGACCGCGACTGGTCGTTCATTGCCGACATCACCACCGCCATGAGCCTGCTGCAGGTGGTGCGTGGGCAGCGTGTCGACGCGGCCTTCGTCCGCCAGGTGATCGACACCCTGGTGATGCCGGCGATCAACCACCTGGCGGTGCCAGAAGACGCTGACTAA
- a CDS encoding ATP-dependent DNA ligase, which yields MDLPVMPPLRPMLAKSVAAIPPGASYEPKWDGFRSICFRDGDEVEFGSRNERPMTRYFPELVAAADAELPDRCIVDGEIVVATDHGLDFEALQQRIHPAASRVNMLAEQTPASFIAFDLLALGDDDYTGRPFTERRAALVEALARSGPSFHVTPATTDVTTAHRWFDEFEGAGLDGVIAKPLTLTYQPDKRVMFKIKHERTADCVVAGYRLHKSGADAIGSLLLGLYHDDGTLASVGVIGAFPMATRRQLFTELQPLVTTFDGHPWDWAAHLGGDRTPRRNEGSRWNAGKDLSFVPLRPERVVEVRYDHMEGQRFRHTAQFNRWRPDRDPRSCTYEQLEQPVSFKLRDIVPGLG from the coding sequence ATGGACCTGCCCGTGATGCCGCCGCTGCGCCCGATGCTGGCCAAATCGGTCGCCGCGATCCCACCCGGTGCCTCGTACGAGCCGAAATGGGATGGCTTCCGGTCGATCTGCTTCCGCGACGGCGACGAGGTCGAGTTCGGCAGCCGCAACGAGCGGCCGATGACCCGCTACTTTCCCGAACTGGTCGCCGCGGCCGATGCCGAACTGCCAGATCGGTGCATCGTCGACGGCGAGATCGTCGTCGCCACCGACCACGGTCTGGACTTCGAGGCGCTGCAGCAGCGCATCCACCCGGCGGCCAGCCGCGTCAACATGCTGGCCGAGCAGACACCGGCGTCGTTCATCGCGTTCGACCTGCTCGCCCTGGGCGACGACGACTACACCGGGCGTCCGTTCACCGAACGTCGCGCCGCACTCGTCGAAGCTCTCGCGCGCTCGGGCCCGTCGTTTCACGTGACGCCGGCGACCACCGACGTGACAACCGCCCACCGGTGGTTCGACGAGTTCGAGGGTGCCGGCCTCGACGGGGTGATCGCCAAACCGCTGACGCTGACTTACCAGCCGGACAAGCGCGTGATGTTCAAGATCAAGCACGAGCGCACCGCGGATTGCGTCGTCGCCGGATACCGGCTACACAAGTCGGGTGCCGACGCCATCGGCTCGCTGCTGCTCGGCCTGTACCACGACGACGGCACGCTGGCCTCTGTCGGCGTGATCGGCGCGTTCCCGATGGCCACCCGGCGGCAGTTGTTCACCGAATTACAGCCGCTGGTCACCACATTCGACGGACATCCCTGGGACTGGGCCGCGCACCTGGGCGGTGACCGCACCCCGCGCCGCAACGAGGGCTCACGCTGGAACGCCGGCAAAGACCTGTCGTTTGTGCCGCTGCGCCCCGAGCGGGTGGTCGAAGTCCGCTACGACCACATGGAAGGTCAGCGGTTCCGGCACACCGCCCAGTTCAACCGCTGGCGGCCCGACCGCGACCCGCGCTCGTGCACTTACGAGCAGCTCGAGCAGCCGGTCTCGTTCAAACTGCGTGACATCGTGCCGGGGCTGGGCTGA
- a CDS encoding DUF1801 domain-containing protein has product MTEHKKPKLLSGGNPQIPKGEGNGPVQDYIAAMPGWKRDVGERLDGLIDRAIPDVHKAVKWNQPFYGRRDEGWFLSFRCYTNYVQIAFFKGASLDPVPPKASKHDEVRYLDIREDDELDQDQLRSWFQQASRLPGEKM; this is encoded by the coding sequence ATGACCGAACACAAGAAGCCCAAACTGTTGTCCGGCGGTAATCCGCAGATCCCCAAGGGTGAGGGAAACGGGCCCGTGCAGGATTACATCGCGGCCATGCCCGGCTGGAAACGCGACGTGGGCGAACGGCTCGACGGGCTGATCGACCGCGCGATCCCTGACGTACACAAGGCCGTGAAATGGAATCAGCCGTTCTACGGACGCCGCGATGAGGGCTGGTTCCTGTCGTTTCGCTGCTACACCAACTACGTGCAGATCGCGTTCTTCAAGGGTGCATCGCTGGATCCTGTGCCGCCGAAGGCCTCCAAGCACGACGAGGTGCGTTACCTCGACATCCGTGAGGACGACGAACTCGACCAAGACCAACTCCGCTCGTGGTTCCAGCAGGCCAGCCGGCTGCCCGGCGAGAAAATGTGA
- a CDS encoding glyoxalase, translated as MTGIETVILEAPDPAGVEAFVAAAFGPELPVRARPGEAATTGFRGFTLSLVVSRPSTVDAFVEAALKAGGSELTPPKKSLWGYGGGVTGPDGTIWTVASSSRKDRDPKADQRVHQIEEFVLQLGVDDVAASKRFYVERGLQVAKSFGRKYVSFATGPITLALLSRRALAKNAGVSADGTGSHRIVVSSPAGTFTDPDGFTWETAR; from the coding sequence ATGACCGGCATCGAAACTGTCATTCTCGAAGCGCCCGACCCGGCGGGCGTCGAGGCGTTCGTCGCGGCCGCCTTCGGTCCAGAACTGCCGGTGCGCGCGCGACCCGGTGAGGCAGCGACGACGGGGTTTCGCGGGTTCACGCTGTCACTGGTGGTGTCACGGCCGTCCACCGTCGACGCGTTCGTCGAGGCAGCCCTGAAGGCAGGCGGGAGCGAACTGACGCCGCCCAAGAAATCGCTGTGGGGCTACGGTGGCGGCGTGACCGGACCCGACGGAACGATCTGGACGGTCGCGTCGTCGTCGAGGAAGGACCGCGACCCCAAGGCCGATCAGCGGGTCCATCAGATCGAGGAGTTCGTGCTCCAGTTGGGCGTCGACGACGTCGCGGCCAGCAAGCGCTTCTACGTCGAACGCGGACTGCAGGTGGCGAAAAGCTTTGGCCGTAAGTATGTTTCGTTCGCTACTGGTCCGATCACCCTGGCGCTGCTGAGTCGCCGTGCGCTGGCCAAGAACGCCGGAGTGTCCGCGGACGGCACAGGGTCGCACCGCATCGTCGTCAGCAGTCCGGCCGGCACCTTCACCGATCCCGACGGGTTCACCTGGGAGACAGCCCGATGA
- a CDS encoding TetR/AcrR family transcriptional regulator: MASTGRPGQARTRLARAAVIGAARTLFAERGYAATTIEAISSAADVPQATVYRLFSSKRGILKAILDVSIAGDDQPVALPQRPRVQTLLADPDPEKQVAGFVKIASEVNSRTAAVYRILVGAASSDSDAAALLEELNRQRRAGQGHLARSLARAGALRPGLRESDAADSIYALMSPEVYRLLVIDRNWSPKRYERWLSQLLVEGLLAR, encoded by the coding sequence GTGGCGAGCACCGGACGGCCTGGCCAGGCGAGAACCCGACTAGCGCGGGCCGCCGTCATCGGCGCGGCCCGCACGCTGTTCGCCGAACGGGGTTACGCGGCGACGACGATCGAGGCCATCAGCAGCGCTGCGGACGTGCCGCAGGCCACCGTGTACCGGCTCTTTTCGTCCAAGCGCGGCATCCTCAAGGCCATCCTCGACGTGTCGATCGCTGGCGACGACCAACCTGTTGCGTTGCCGCAACGCCCGCGGGTTCAAACACTGCTCGCCGATCCGGACCCGGAAAAGCAGGTGGCAGGCTTTGTGAAGATCGCATCGGAGGTGAACTCGCGCACCGCGGCGGTCTACCGCATCCTCGTCGGCGCGGCGAGTTCGGACAGCGATGCCGCCGCGCTGCTGGAGGAGCTCAATCGTCAACGCCGCGCCGGACAGGGGCACCTGGCGCGATCGCTGGCCCGGGCCGGCGCGTTGCGCCCGGGTCTTCGGGAGAGCGATGCCGCCGACAGCATTTATGCGCTGATGTCTCCGGAGGTCTACCGGCTACTCGTCATCGACAGGAACTGGTCGCCGAAGCGCTACGAGCGCTGGCTCAGCCAGTTGCTCGTCGAGGGACTCCTCGCGCGATGA
- a CDS encoding ATP-dependent DNA ligase: MEPVDLPVLPPIEPMLAKAQAKVPDEAGVWSYEPKWDGFRALVFRDGDDVVLLSRNGKDLGRYFPELIEALRDELVDRCVLDGEIVVPREIDGRTRLDWESLSQRVHPAVSRITMLAAQTPAHFIGFDALATGDASLMKEPFRVRRAALSEAVHTKQWCHVTGTTEDPKLGGRWLEEFEGAGLDGVIAKRLDGPYLPGKREMVKVKYARDADCVAMGYRIHKSGEGIGSILLGLYRDDGELQMVGGAASFTAKDRLKLLADLEPLREGDDLREGDPSRWNSAADKRWIPVRPEKVCEVAYDQMEGSTEAGRRFRHAVKFRCWRPDRDPRSCTFDQLDVPINYDLYDVLEA, encoded by the coding sequence ATGGAACCTGTGGACCTCCCCGTGCTGCCGCCGATCGAGCCGATGCTGGCCAAAGCGCAGGCCAAAGTTCCCGACGAGGCCGGGGTCTGGTCCTACGAACCCAAGTGGGACGGCTTCCGGGCGCTGGTCTTCCGCGACGGCGACGACGTGGTGCTGCTTTCGCGCAACGGCAAGGACCTCGGCCGCTACTTCCCGGAGCTGATCGAGGCGCTGCGCGACGAACTGGTGGATCGGTGCGTTCTTGACGGCGAGATCGTCGTGCCCCGCGAGATCGACGGCCGGACCCGGCTGGACTGGGAATCGCTGTCGCAGCGCGTGCATCCCGCGGTCAGCCGCATCACGATGCTCGCTGCGCAGACTCCGGCGCACTTCATCGGCTTTGACGCGCTGGCCACCGGCGACGCGTCGCTGATGAAGGAGCCGTTCCGGGTGCGCCGTGCGGCGCTCTCAGAAGCGGTGCACACCAAGCAGTGGTGCCACGTCACCGGCACCACCGAGGACCCGAAGCTCGGCGGGCGCTGGCTCGAGGAGTTCGAGGGCGCGGGCCTGGACGGTGTCATCGCCAAGCGGTTGGACGGCCCGTACCTGCCGGGTAAACGGGAGATGGTCAAGGTCAAGTACGCCCGCGACGCCGACTGCGTGGCGATGGGCTACCGGATCCACAAAAGCGGCGAGGGTATCGGATCGATCCTGCTGGGGCTGTACCGCGACGACGGCGAACTGCAGATGGTCGGTGGCGCAGCGTCTTTCACCGCCAAGGACAGGCTCAAACTGTTGGCCGACCTGGAACCTCTACGCGAAGGCGACGACCTGCGTGAAGGTGATCCGAGCCGGTGGAACTCCGCAGCCGATAAACGCTGGATTCCAGTACGGCCGGAGAAGGTGTGCGAGGTGGCCTATGACCAAATGGAGGGAAGCACCGAGGCGGGCAGGAGGTTTCGCCACGCCGTGAAGTTCCGCTGCTGGCGTCCAGACCGCGATCCGCGCAGTTGCACGTTCGATCAGCTCGACGTGCCGATCAACTACGACCTGTACGACGTCCTGGAGGCTTGA
- a CDS encoding DNA polymerase domain-containing protein: MATAAEELDVDGVKVRLTSPDKTYFPKLGKKGTKRTLVDYYLAVAGGPMLAALRDRPTHLQRFPDGIDGEEIYQKRVPQKHPDYLQTCVVTFPSGRTAEALKITHPSAIIWAAQMSTITLHPWQVRCPDTEHPDELRVDLDPQPGTGFAEAASVAVDVLKPLLDELGMVGYPKTSGGRGVHVFLRIKPDWDFIAVRRAGIALAREVERRAPDAVTTSWWKEERGKRIFIDYNQNARDRTFASAYSVRKTPIATVSTPLAWEDLRGADPDDYTMSTVPKLVSERDDPWADIDKKAQSLKPLLEMVEADEERGLGDLPYPPSYPKMPGEPPRVQPSKKVAAHWDEHGNPIKGG, translated from the coding sequence ATGGCAACTGCGGCAGAGGAACTTGACGTCGACGGAGTGAAGGTCCGGCTGACCAGCCCCGACAAGACGTACTTCCCGAAGCTGGGCAAAAAGGGGACCAAACGCACGCTGGTCGACTACTACCTGGCCGTCGCCGGCGGTCCGATGCTGGCGGCGCTGAGGGACCGGCCGACGCACCTGCAGCGCTTCCCCGACGGCATCGACGGTGAGGAGATCTACCAGAAGCGGGTGCCGCAGAAACATCCCGACTATCTGCAGACGTGCGTCGTCACGTTCCCCTCCGGGCGCACCGCGGAGGCGTTGAAGATCACCCACCCGTCGGCGATCATCTGGGCCGCGCAGATGAGCACGATCACCCTGCACCCCTGGCAGGTACGGTGTCCGGACACCGAACACCCCGACGAACTGCGCGTCGACCTGGATCCGCAGCCGGGCACGGGTTTCGCCGAAGCCGCATCGGTGGCGGTGGACGTGCTCAAGCCGCTGCTCGACGAGCTCGGGATGGTCGGATATCCCAAGACGTCGGGCGGCCGGGGCGTGCACGTGTTCCTGCGGATCAAACCGGACTGGGACTTCATCGCGGTGCGGCGCGCGGGGATCGCGTTGGCCCGCGAGGTGGAGCGACGCGCACCAGACGCGGTTACGACGTCGTGGTGGAAAGAGGAGCGCGGTAAACGAATCTTCATCGATTACAACCAGAATGCCCGCGACCGCACCTTCGCGTCGGCGTACTCGGTGCGCAAGACGCCAATCGCGACGGTGTCCACCCCGCTGGCGTGGGAGGATCTGCGCGGCGCCGATCCCGACGATTACACGATGTCCACCGTGCCCAAGCTGGTGTCTGAACGCGACGACCCGTGGGCCGACATCGACAAGAAGGCGCAATCGCTCAAACCACTGCTGGAGATGGTCGAGGCCGACGAAGAACGCGGTCTCGGCGACCTGCCCTATCCGCCGAGCTATCCGAAAATGCCCGGCGAGCCCCCGCGGGTCCAGCCCAGCAAGAAAGTCGCGGCCCACTGGGACGAGCACGGCAACCCGATCAAGGGCGGCTAG
- a CDS encoding serine hydrolase domain-containing protein: MTKAALLRANEGLPRGVAGAADHRFGTVVRVFAGMFPGRRFGGGALAVYIDGRPVVDIWTGWSDRTGERLWTADTGAMVFSATKGVTATVIHRLADRGLLDYDEPVATYWPAFGANNKGDITVRDVLRHRAGLSHLPGGLTKDELLDREVMEAKLAAASPDYLRGRPAYHALTYGWLLSGLARAVTGRGMRELIREEVARPLNTDGLHLGRPPADAPTKVAQILAPQGSRANPVFNFVAPRVAGLPLSGAFGAMFFPGIKSFVQGDIPFLDGEVPAANGVVTARALAKMYAAIANRGRIEGTQFLSEELTRGLIGKPKPWPDLNVGVPMPFHLGYHESPIPGLLKGFGHIGLGGTLGWADPQSGSAFAFVHNRLLTPMVFDMASFAGLARPLRNATNAARHAGPTAVPKYGARYRDSVAKASGRP; the protein is encoded by the coding sequence ATGACGAAGGCGGCACTGCTGCGGGCCAACGAGGGGCTGCCGCGCGGTGTGGCGGGCGCTGCGGACCATCGGTTCGGAACCGTGGTGCGGGTTTTCGCCGGGATGTTTCCCGGTCGACGGTTCGGGGGCGGGGCGTTGGCGGTCTACATCGACGGCCGACCCGTCGTGGACATCTGGACGGGCTGGTCCGACCGCACTGGTGAGCGGTTGTGGACGGCGGATACCGGCGCGATGGTGTTCTCGGCGACCAAGGGGGTGACGGCCACCGTCATCCACCGGCTCGCCGACCGGGGGCTGCTGGACTACGACGAGCCGGTCGCGACGTACTGGCCGGCGTTCGGCGCCAACAACAAGGGCGACATCACCGTGCGCGACGTGTTGCGCCACCGCGCCGGGCTATCCCACCTGCCCGGCGGCCTCACCAAAGACGAGTTGTTGGACCGCGAGGTGATGGAGGCCAAGCTCGCCGCGGCCTCGCCCGATTACCTGCGCGGCAGGCCGGCCTACCATGCGCTGACCTACGGTTGGCTGCTGTCCGGCCTGGCCCGCGCGGTGACCGGACGCGGCATGCGTGAGTTGATCCGCGAGGAGGTGGCGCGCCCGCTCAACACCGACGGACTGCACCTGGGTCGTCCGCCGGCCGACGCGCCCACCAAGGTGGCCCAGATCCTGGCGCCGCAGGGCAGCCGGGCCAACCCGGTGTTCAACTTCGTCGCACCCAGGGTGGCCGGGCTGCCGCTTTCCGGAGCATTCGGGGCGATGTTCTTCCCCGGCATCAAGTCCTTTGTCCAGGGCGATATCCCGTTCCTCGACGGCGAAGTGCCCGCCGCGAACGGCGTGGTGACCGCGCGGGCACTGGCCAAGATGTACGCGGCGATCGCCAATCGCGGCCGCATCGAGGGTACGCAGTTCTTGTCCGAGGAGTTGACTCGCGGGCTGATCGGCAAGCCCAAGCCGTGGCCGGATCTGAACGTCGGCGTTCCGATGCCCTTTCACCTCGGCTACCACGAATCACCGATTCCCGGTCTGCTCAAGGGATTCGGTCACATCGGTCTCGGTGGAACGCTCGGCTGGGCCGACCCGCAGAGCGGCAGCGCGTTCGCCTTCGTGCACAACCGGCTGCTGACGCCGATGGTGTTCGACATGGCGTCGTTCGCGGGTCTGGCCCGACCGCTGCGCAACGCGACCAACGCCGCCCGGCACGCCGGCCCCACCGCGGTGCCGAAATACGGTGCGCGCTACCGTGATTCGGTGGCCAAGGCCAGTGGCCGACCTTAG
- a CDS encoding NAD(P)H-dependent amine dehydrogenase family protein, which produces MPNTSYRVVQWTSGNVGKSSVAAIAKNPNYELVGLYAWSGDKAGQDAGALVGIEPLGVKATNDVDALLALKPDVVVYNPMWIDVDELVRILSAGINVVSSASFITGHNLAADRDRLEKACKAGGATLFGSGVSPGFAELLAIVAATACDRVDKITIAESADTTLYDSPDTERPVGFGTAIDDPGLAPMAANGTAVFAEAVQLVADSLGVELDEIKCVAEYAQTTEDLVMASWTIPAGHVAGVFASWQGLVDGRAIIEISVRWKKGQTLEPDWEIDGDGWKITIDGRPTVNMSVGFLPPQDMIEQAKTIEDFFELGHIMTAMPPIHAIPAVVAAAPGIATYNDLPLPQARGVVPAN; this is translated from the coding sequence GTGCCAAACACTTCTTATCGCGTCGTCCAGTGGACCAGCGGCAACGTCGGCAAAAGTTCGGTCGCCGCGATCGCCAAGAACCCGAACTATGAACTTGTCGGCCTGTACGCGTGGTCGGGCGACAAGGCCGGCCAGGATGCCGGCGCGCTCGTCGGCATCGAGCCCCTCGGGGTCAAGGCCACCAACGACGTCGACGCGCTGCTCGCGCTGAAGCCCGACGTCGTGGTCTACAACCCGATGTGGATCGACGTCGACGAGCTCGTGCGCATCCTGTCGGCGGGGATCAACGTGGTGTCCTCCGCGTCGTTCATCACCGGACACAATCTGGCCGCCGACCGTGACCGGCTCGAAAAGGCATGCAAGGCGGGCGGCGCGACGCTGTTCGGGTCCGGTGTCAGCCCGGGTTTCGCCGAACTGCTTGCCATCGTCGCGGCCACGGCGTGCGACCGCGTCGACAAGATCACCATCGCCGAATCGGCTGACACCACGCTCTACGACTCCCCCGACACCGAGCGGCCCGTCGGTTTCGGCACCGCGATCGACGATCCGGGGTTGGCGCCGATGGCCGCCAACGGAACCGCGGTGTTCGCCGAGGCCGTCCAACTGGTCGCCGACTCGCTGGGTGTCGAGCTCGACGAGATCAAGTGCGTCGCCGAGTACGCGCAGACCACCGAGGACCTGGTGATGGCTTCATGGACCATCCCGGCCGGTCACGTGGCGGGCGTCTTCGCCAGCTGGCAGGGCCTGGTCGACGGCAGAGCCATCATCGAGATCAGCGTGCGGTGGAAGAAGGGCCAGACGCTCGAACCCGACTGGGAGATCGACGGCGACGGCTGGAAGATCACCATCGACGGGCGTCCCACGGTCAACATGTCGGTCGGTTTCTTGCCGCCTCAGGACATGATCGAACAGGCCAAGACCATCGAGGACTTCTTCGAGCTCGGCCACATCATGACGGCGATGCCGCCGATCCACGCAATCCCGGCCGTCGTCGCCGCCGCACCCGGGATCGCGACCTACAACGACCTGCCGCTACCGCAAGCACGCGGCGTCGTCCCGGCGAACTAA